In the genome of Paenibacillus pabuli, one region contains:
- a CDS encoding helicase-related protein, translating into MKVGLYVCRLREEWKMVLSLDIRVDVAWWIEGVSGQRVLRWLLLGGGFPLGQASWMVEGFEMERGMDQWVEEHWQAYMQRKVEEYERASGELEARGEMAGKAGIVAERGAEVGGMPESYPAGEWAQLERGAALLAERLRGRQLLAAEAEALLADTAPQLASVWRAAAQLAHLRGRLSIAAALEGPATRRQRLPWLGRAHSAPRCRRCGSFAGQRVPCAACGLAACAYCEACLALGRSRACALLLRSAAPGAEPRRGEASRGSAVAPTEGRLARWGLSPAQSAAAAAALAFLARPSAGDGPGRFLLWAVTGAGKTEMIFPLLQYILERGGRALVATPRRDVVLELAPRLAKAFPDISLATLYGGSTERWKDAQLTLATTHQLMRFYQGFDLVIIDELDAFPYHNDPMLAHAAASSCKPDGHFVYLSATPPARLQREAAQGKLTHAKVPVRFHRHPLPVPRLLKMPTVAECIRKRELPATLKKNIQASLLREAQVFVFVTRIAQIEAFVTLMRRIYPQIHIEGTSSQDPDRASKVIAFRERTIRLLVTTTILERGVTIPRSDVFILDADNGLFDEASLVQMAGRAGRSMDDPAGRVVFASSRRTRSQVKAVAQIQKMNTIARRKGYLHPPTN; encoded by the coding sequence ATGAAGGTTGGGTTATATGTGTGCCGATTGAGAGAAGAGTGGAAGATGGTGCTTTCACTGGATATTCGAGTGGATGTGGCGTGGTGGATTGAGGGGGTGAGCGGACAGCGGGTGCTGCGATGGTTGTTGTTAGGCGGAGGATTTCCGTTAGGTCAGGCCTCGTGGATGGTAGAGGGTTTTGAGATGGAGCGAGGGATGGATCAGTGGGTAGAGGAGCATTGGCAGGCATATATGCAGCGCAAAGTGGAAGAGTACGAGCGGGCCTCCGGGGAACTGGAGGCTAGGGGAGAGATGGCAGGAAAAGCGGGGATTGTCGCTGAAAGGGGTGCGGAGGTGGGCGGGATGCCAGAGTCGTATCCCGCCGGGGAGTGGGCTCAGCTGGAACGGGGCGCAGCCCTGCTGGCTGAGCGGCTTCGCGGCCGCCAATTGCTGGCGGCCGAGGCAGAGGCGCTGCTGGCGGACACGGCGCCGCAGCTTGCCTCGGTTTGGCGCGCGGCTGCGCAGCTCGCGCACCTGCGTGGGCGGCTGAGCATAGCAGCCGCCCTGGAAGGGCCTGCCACGCGGCGGCAACGCCTCCCGTGGCTTGGTCGCGCGCACAGCGCGCCCCGCTGCCGCCGATGCGGCAGCTTTGCCGGGCAGCGCGTGCCGTGCGCTGCCTGCGGCCTGGCGGCGTGCGCCTACTGCGAGGCCTGCCTCGCGCTGGGGCGCAGCCGTGCCTGTGCGCTGCTGCTGCGCAGCGCAGCGCCAGGGGCCGAGCCACGACGCGGCGAAGCATCGCGTGGCTCGGCCGTTGCCCCCACCGAGGGCAGGCTTGCCCGGTGGGGGCTTAGCCCTGCGCAGAGCGCGGCGGCTGCCGCGGCGCTGGCGTTTTTGGCCCGGCCATCCGCAGGGGATGGGCCGGGGCGGTTTTTGCTGTGGGCCGTGACCGGGGCCGGCAAAACCGAAATGATTTTCCCGCTGCTCCAATACATATTGGAGCGTGGTGGACGAGCGCTTGTCGCTACGCCGCGCCGGGACGTCGTGCTGGAGCTTGCCCCTCGTCTCGCGAAGGCGTTTCCTGACATCTCACTTGCTACGCTATACGGAGGCAGCACCGAGCGCTGGAAAGACGCGCAGCTCACACTCGCGACCACGCACCAACTGATGCGTTTTTACCAGGGATTCGATCTGGTCATTATCGACGAACTCGACGCATTTCCCTATCATAATGATCCGATGCTCGCTCATGCAGCTGCGTCCTCATGCAAGCCTGATGGTCATTTTGTTTATCTGTCTGCTACACCACCAGCTAGGCTGCAGCGGGAAGCAGCGCAAGGGAAACTCACTCACGCCAAAGTTCCGGTACGTTTCCATCGCCATCCCTTGCCCGTGCCGCGTTTACTGAAAATGCCTACCGTTGCTGAGTGTATTCGGAAGCGGGAACTGCCCGCTACTCTAAAAAAGAACATCCAAGCCTCTTTGCTGCGCGAAGCTCAGGTATTTGTATTTGTGACACGGATCGCTCAGATTGAGGCGTTTGTAACTCTCATGCGTCGCATATATCCACAGATCCATATCGAAGGAACATCATCCCAGGACCCAGATCGCGCGAGCAAAGTCATTGCTTTTCGTGAGCGAACCATTCGTCTGCTTGTGACCACCACCATCTTGGAGCGGGGCGTCACCATTCCGCGCAGCGATGTATTTATTTTGGATGCAGACAATGGCCTCTTCGACGAAGCTTCTCTGGTACAGATGGCGGGTAGAGCAGGTCGGTCCATGGATGATCCGGCAGGAAGGGTCGTCTTTGCATCATCCCGCCGTACACGTTCCCAGGTAAAAGCAGTGGCCCAGATCCAAAAAATGAACACTATCGCCCGCCGCAAAGGCTACCTTCACCCGCCAACAAATTAG
- a CDS encoding aspartyl-phosphate phosphatase Spo0E family protein yields the protein MRYSANDNEDDLERERKSLYELVAVYGLQHPLVIKQSEILDEIINRYNRMFLSRLKQGGTN from the coding sequence ATGAGATATTCTGCGAATGATAATGAAGATGATCTGGAACGTGAAAGGAAGAGTCTATACGAGCTAGTAGCCGTTTACGGATTACAGCATCCTTTAGTGATTAAGCAATCCGAGATATTGGATGAAATCATAAACCGATATAATAGAATGTTTCTTAGCCGACTTAAACAAGGTGGTACAAACTAG
- a CDS encoding XRE family transcriptional regulator — translation MELLHKTIRSEFLSYINENKILIYHFAEKSGINSGTLSRVIHGSQPFSVKILDIITEHMGLDEGYFYDQYVDELFNDSSINWRRLRPFMMRCSELGKNDCFERTVDMMMENVAYIKPLFEFAELLNSEGRAVSALIIYRKVCEAERYQHAERLAICQYRIFKLSISDDQQNNLECALQFEPFVARLNEVDQLDALKDLTNTFLSLRRWDKASKVAEEMGRLARIQYEMKHKRIRMGKSYNEPAKPLFGYILYAHLILGSIAEEKDDYQQALYHVSCYENHDWIKENDTAAEKTKSQFREWAKANKYLYQLVSGEVHILDEYVEYLATKENEILRGLFKIMKSALTYNLNVDHVLERFQDTITSYTQERVTIGSYTDQIMGDRFVHFLADVGDYYLDTDRAHAGIQYVLNSLAISANIKNERCMLRCICAFDTVRHLATGDELHQYTTILREVRKKK, via the coding sequence ATGGAGCTATTGCATAAGACAATCCGTTCGGAATTTTTAAGTTATATCAATGAAAACAAGATTTTGATCTATCATTTTGCAGAGAAATCAGGTATTAATTCTGGAACTTTAAGTAGAGTTATTCATGGTTCCCAACCCTTTTCCGTTAAAATTCTGGATATAATCACTGAACATATGGGGCTTGATGAAGGGTACTTCTACGACCAGTATGTGGATGAATTGTTCAATGATTCTTCAATTAATTGGAGACGGCTTCGTCCGTTTATGATGCGTTGCTCAGAACTTGGAAAAAATGATTGTTTTGAGCGGACGGTAGATATGATGATGGAGAATGTGGCTTATATTAAACCACTATTTGAGTTTGCTGAATTATTGAATAGTGAAGGCAGAGCGGTAAGCGCTTTGATTATATATAGGAAAGTTTGTGAGGCAGAACGATATCAACATGCGGAAAGATTGGCCATTTGTCAGTATCGGATTTTTAAATTATCTATTAGTGATGATCAACAGAACAATCTGGAATGTGCTTTACAATTTGAACCCTTTGTCGCAAGACTTAATGAGGTGGACCAACTGGATGCGTTGAAGGATCTGACAAATACATTTCTTTCATTAAGACGATGGGACAAGGCGAGCAAGGTTGCAGAGGAAATGGGCAGACTCGCACGCATTCAATATGAGATGAAACATAAACGAATCCGAATGGGTAAGAGTTATAATGAGCCGGCTAAACCGTTATTCGGTTACATTCTGTATGCCCACCTTATTCTCGGATCCATTGCAGAAGAGAAAGATGACTACCAGCAGGCGCTGTACCATGTATCCTGCTATGAAAACCATGATTGGATCAAAGAGAATGATACCGCAGCGGAGAAAACGAAGAGTCAATTTCGTGAATGGGCAAAAGCGAATAAATATCTGTACCAACTTGTGTCGGGAGAAGTTCATATCCTGGATGAATATGTTGAATATCTGGCTACCAAAGAAAACGAGATACTGCGTGGATTATTCAAAATTATGAAATCAGCACTAACATATAACTTGAACGTTGATCATGTGTTGGAGCGATTTCAGGACACAATAACCTCCTATACACAAGAACGAGTAACGATAGGATCCTATACGGATCAGATAATGGGGGATCGTTTTGTTCATTTTCTGGCTGATGTAGGAGATTATTACTTAGATACAGATCGTGCTCATGCTGGGATTCAATATGTTTTAAATAGTTTGGCAATCTCAGCTAATATAAAAAATGAAAGATGCATGCTTAGATGCATCTGTGCATTTGATACAGTTCGGCATCTGGCAACGGGAGACGAGCTTCATCAATATACTACAATTCTAAGAGAGGTTCGGAAGAAAAAATGA
- a CDS encoding response regulator transcription factor codes for MENRDTGKTSIKVLLADDHQLFREGLKRILNMEDDIEVIGECGDGIQVLEFCNQDKPDIVLMDINMPVENGVEATEKLRELFPDVKVIILSIHDDESYVFETLRKGANGYLLKDMEAESLINAIRSVHEGHAFIHPKVTGKLIMQLRRMTYLNETGAMSEGASKEAGVKFVAGDNNPLTRREAEVLRLMAEGKSNKMIGEFLFISEKTVKNHVSSILQKMEVDDRTQAVINSIKYGWVTL; via the coding sequence ATGGAAAACCGTGATACTGGCAAGACATCGATTAAAGTTCTTTTGGCTGATGATCATCAGCTGTTCCGTGAAGGTTTGAAACGCATTTTAAATATGGAGGACGACATTGAGGTCATCGGCGAATGCGGCGATGGAATTCAGGTGCTCGAATTCTGTAATCAGGATAAACCGGACATCGTATTGATGGACATCAACATGCCGGTGGAAAACGGGGTTGAAGCGACGGAGAAATTACGTGAGCTTTTCCCGGACGTCAAGGTGATTATCTTGTCTATTCATGATGATGAGAGTTATGTGTTCGAGACGCTGCGTAAAGGTGCGAATGGCTACCTGCTGAAAGATATGGAGGCCGAGTCCCTGATCAATGCGATTCGTTCCGTTCATGAAGGGCATGCATTCATCCACCCTAAAGTAACAGGCAAACTGATCATGCAGTTGCGTCGGATGACTTACCTTAATGAGACAGGGGCAATGAGCGAGGGAGCTTCGAAGGAAGCAGGCGTTAAATTTGTCGCTGGCGACAATAATCCGCTTACTCGTCGTGAGGCTGAAGTTTTGCGTTTGATGGCTGAAGGTAAGAGCAATAAAATGATTGGTGAGTTCCTGTTCATCAGTGAGAAAACAGTAAAAAACCATGTCAGCAGTATTCTGCAGAAGATGGAAGTGGACGATCGTACGCAAGCGGTTATCAACTCGATCAAATATGGTTGGGTTACCCTTTAA
- a CDS encoding sensor histidine kinase: MDLQADAIDRVIKNAIQVMENSKYQMFEIMDSTRNELKTLNEELKSVLKETAETIEKVDQLELNYRRSRIRLTEVSRDFVRYSEHDIKQAYEKATQLQLDLMIYREKEMYLKARRDDLQKRAKNVEASVERAETIGSQMGVVLEYLSGELGQVTRIIESAKNRQMIGLKIILAQEEERKRIAREIHDGPAQMLANLVLRTEIVERMLIKQDFKMVQAEIVDLKGQVRSSLGEMRKVIFNLRPMALDDLGLIPTLRKYVQDFEEKTKIRSLFETRGKEHRLSSAMEAAIYRLVQEGLSNAAKHAYPTYVVVEITYQAQLVKIVVQDNGLGFKPELLAKKSKDHSHFGLIGMRERVELLEGRIEIESAENQGTKIVIHIPTNVDKGKE; the protein is encoded by the coding sequence GTGGATTTACAAGCCGATGCCATAGACCGCGTCATAAAAAACGCCATACAAGTCATGGAAAACAGTAAATATCAAATGTTTGAGATTATGGACTCAACTCGGAATGAGCTGAAAACGCTGAACGAGGAATTGAAGTCGGTTCTGAAGGAGACGGCGGAAACGATCGAGAAAGTAGATCAATTGGAGCTGAACTACCGCCGTTCCAGGATCCGGCTAACTGAGGTTAGCCGCGACTTCGTCCGTTATTCCGAGCATGATATCAAGCAGGCGTATGAGAAAGCGACGCAGTTACAGCTGGATCTGATGATTTACCGTGAGAAGGAAATGTATCTGAAAGCCCGTCGGGATGATCTGCAGAAGCGTGCCAAAAATGTGGAAGCTTCCGTGGAGCGCGCCGAAACGATCGGTTCCCAGATGGGGGTTGTACTGGAGTATCTGTCGGGTGAGCTGGGTCAAGTGACCCGCATCATTGAATCCGCCAAAAATCGACAAATGATTGGTTTGAAAATAATTTTGGCCCAGGAAGAAGAGCGGAAGCGTATTGCCCGTGAGATTCATGACGGACCTGCGCAGATGCTCGCAAATCTAGTACTTAGGACGGAAATTGTAGAAAGAATGCTCATAAAGCAGGATTTTAAGATGGTCCAGGCCGAAATAGTAGATTTGAAAGGCCAGGTTCGTTCGAGTCTTGGAGAAATGAGAAAAGTTATTTTCAATTTGCGTCCTATGGCACTGGATGACCTGGGATTGATTCCAACGCTTCGGAAGTATGTGCAGGATTTTGAAGAAAAAACAAAAATCCGCTCGCTTTTTGAAACGAGAGGCAAGGAACACCGTTTGTCTTCGGCAATGGAGGCTGCGATCTACCGCCTAGTGCAGGAAGGTCTGTCCAATGCTGCAAAGCATGCTTATCCCACTTATGTTGTGGTGGAAATTACATACCAGGCTCAGTTGGTCAAAATTGTCGTGCAGGACAATGGGCTTGGGTTCAAACCGGAGCTTCTTGCGAAGAAGAGCAAGGATCATTCCCACTTCGGTCTGATTGGGATGAGAGAGCGGGTTGAACTGTTAGAAGGAAGAATAGAGATCGAATCCGCGGAAAATCAAGGAACCAAAATAGTGATTCATATCCCGACAAACGTGGATAAGGGAAAGGAGTAG
- a CDS encoding stalk domain-containing protein, with product MLGKQGKRLNDVKGSKAKKWAIVTLAGVIWIAPVLGAGQQVWSGTSWQSVAAAASTTTSKLSEEILTSGAKLMKYNYTTTRSGSKVNVLADVIQVDLQNPYVKLDVMTGKGGNLNSKQSTGGMAKENGAVAAVNGDYFNVSGELAPIGGQVSDGVLVSTPSELSGMYALTVTKDGKPMIDEYSFDGTVKADDGSTFALRGINKEDYTVESGSVKYSHANSMYIYTPAWTSTKRPNDPSTTPTEVLVQNGVITQISDKKALNMTVPADGYILRAHGTAATWIMTHLAVGQTLSTDYKLKAKTTGETVDPSNLQMMIGGHTILVNGGKAATFSRDIAASGIGGIRARTAVGYSQDGRYVYIIAAEKNSNSSGLSLTELQSFMTSIGVWKGMNLDGGGSTTMVTRPLGEETAGLTFNTEYGTEQRQVVNTLGVFSTAPEGKLKGFAVSGSQTLLVGQEGKYSAKGYDTYYNPIATGDIKMTWKSSNNGIVSVSNGTIKGVKPGTATLTATSNGASSSIKVTVLGGSELASLTAGSGLGSLQAGTTISIPVTAKTKSGQSVTVPADSLTWEFIGFKGKVVADQLTISSVNSGAQVGYAIGRYDGYSTVVVLSAAASETMWENFENVSYPINFTTNASGVTGSASVTAGTGEKAGSKVLQLSYDMTAGIGKMYAYAQLNGTTGKEVSATSTSMSMDVMGDKSLNWLRAEFTDATGKTVYADLAKAIDWDGWKKLNVDLNGLNIAYPAKLKRVYVVNVEEGQDERAKTGTVAFDNIAFTMPSKSSEVGLPTGTASLVLGQKSMTVNGTKKAIDAAPVLKNGTTYVPIKHVLDAFGGQATWDSKNQRITVVRGGKLIDLVVGQKEFIINGKRQSATVAPYVSGGRTLVPLRLVSEQLGLTVKWEQNTKTVTISS from the coding sequence ATGCTGGGGAAACAAGGGAAACGGCTGAACGACGTTAAGGGTAGCAAGGCGAAGAAATGGGCGATTGTGACGCTGGCAGGCGTGATCTGGATTGCACCGGTTCTGGGAGCGGGACAACAGGTGTGGTCGGGTACTTCATGGCAATCGGTGGCCGCTGCTGCATCTACAACAACAAGCAAATTGAGCGAAGAAATTCTGACTTCGGGTGCGAAGTTAATGAAATACAATTATACAACAACACGTTCCGGCTCCAAGGTGAACGTATTGGCGGACGTCATTCAAGTGGATTTGCAAAATCCCTATGTGAAGCTGGATGTCATGACAGGCAAGGGCGGTAATTTGAACAGTAAACAAAGCACGGGTGGCATGGCCAAGGAAAATGGTGCAGTAGCCGCCGTGAACGGCGATTATTTCAATGTATCCGGGGAACTTGCCCCGATTGGTGGACAGGTCTCGGACGGGGTCCTCGTATCTACTCCATCCGAGCTGTCAGGGATGTATGCCCTCACCGTAACCAAGGACGGCAAGCCGATGATTGATGAATATTCATTCGATGGCACCGTGAAGGCAGATGATGGTTCAACGTTTGCTTTGCGTGGGATAAATAAAGAGGACTACACGGTCGAATCAGGCTCGGTGAAATACAGTCACGCCAACTCAATGTATATTTATACACCGGCATGGACGTCCACGAAGCGGCCAAATGACCCTTCCACAACGCCGACCGAGGTACTTGTGCAGAACGGTGTAATCACCCAAATTTCGGATAAAAAGGCGTTAAACATGACGGTGCCGGCGGATGGGTACATTTTGCGTGCGCATGGAACGGCAGCGACATGGATTATGACTCACCTGGCGGTAGGACAGACGCTGAGTACGGATTACAAACTGAAAGCCAAAACGACGGGGGAGACCGTTGACCCAAGCAACCTGCAGATGATGATTGGTGGTCATACCATTCTGGTGAATGGTGGCAAGGCGGCTACGTTTTCCCGTGATATCGCTGCTTCCGGTATCGGTGGCATACGTGCGAGAACAGCAGTCGGATACTCTCAGGATGGTCGTTATGTCTACATTATTGCAGCGGAGAAAAACAGTAACAGCAGCGGCTTGTCGCTGACTGAACTGCAATCCTTCATGACCAGCATTGGTGTATGGAAAGGCATGAACCTGGACGGAGGCGGCTCCACAACGATGGTAACTCGTCCGCTTGGTGAGGAGACAGCAGGGCTTACGTTCAACACGGAGTACGGTACAGAACAGCGGCAAGTCGTAAACACGCTGGGCGTGTTCTCTACGGCTCCGGAAGGCAAGCTGAAGGGCTTTGCCGTGAGTGGCAGCCAAACGCTGCTGGTAGGGCAAGAGGGCAAGTACAGCGCCAAAGGATATGACACCTACTACAACCCGATTGCCACAGGCGATATCAAGATGACGTGGAAATCGAGCAACAATGGCATCGTGAGTGTAAGCAATGGAACGATCAAAGGTGTGAAACCAGGTACAGCGACGCTGACTGCAACAAGCAATGGTGCTTCATCTTCTATTAAGGTGACCGTACTGGGCGGTAGTGAACTGGCTTCGTTGACAGCAGGGTCTGGATTGGGATCGCTCCAAGCGGGCACAACGATCTCCATTCCAGTGACGGCGAAGACCAAAAGCGGACAAAGTGTGACGGTTCCGGCGGACTCGCTGACATGGGAATTCATCGGATTCAAAGGTAAAGTGGTTGCAGACCAATTAACCATATCCTCTGTGAACTCCGGCGCTCAGGTTGGTTATGCAATCGGTCGTTATGACGGCTACAGCACGGTGGTTGTGCTCTCTGCTGCGGCAAGTGAAACGATGTGGGAAAACTTCGAGAATGTAAGCTACCCGATCAACTTCACGACTAACGCATCAGGTGTAACCGGATCAGCTTCCGTGACAGCGGGAACAGGTGAAAAAGCGGGATCCAAGGTGCTGCAGCTGAGTTATGACATGACTGCAGGAATAGGTAAAATGTATGCTTATGCCCAATTGAACGGTACCACTGGCAAAGAGGTATCTGCAACTTCGACATCCATGTCGATGGATGTTATGGGAGATAAGAGCCTGAACTGGCTGCGCGCCGAATTTACCGATGCCACTGGCAAAACGGTATATGCCGATCTCGCCAAGGCGATTGATTGGGATGGTTGGAAAAAGCTGAATGTGGACCTGAATGGGCTGAACATTGCTTATCCGGCGAAGCTGAAACGGGTGTATGTGGTGAATGTGGAAGAAGGTCAGGATGAGCGTGCGAAGACAGGCACGGTGGCTTTTGACAACATTGCTTTCACCATGCCATCCAAATCCAGTGAAGTGGGCTTGCCTACAGGGACTGCTTCATTAGTGCTTGGACAGAAATCCATGACCGTAAACGGAACGAAAAAGGCAATCGATGCTGCGCCAGTACTGAAAAATGGTACAACATATGTCCCAATCAAACATGTATTGGATGCTTTTGGCGGACAGGCGACCTGGGATAGCAAAAATCAACGGATTACCGTCGTGCGCGGTGGCAAGCTGATCGATCTGGTCGTAGGTCAGAAAGAATTCATTATCAATGGCAAAAGACAAAGTGCAACAGTAGCACCTTACGTATCTGGTGGTAGGACTTTAGTCCCTCTCAGACTCGTTTCCGAGCAGCTTGGACTGACTGTAAAATGGGAACAGAACACGAAGACCGTTACCATCTCATCGTGA